From a single Arachis hypogaea cultivar Tifrunner chromosome 3, arahy.Tifrunner.gnm2.J5K5, whole genome shotgun sequence genomic region:
- the LOC112790952 gene encoding 11-beta-hydroxysteroid dehydrogenase 1B — translation MDLIHTFLNLVAPPFTFFFLCLFLPPYWGLKFMVSILSWLLSENVAGKVVHITGASSGIGEYLAYEYAKRGACLALSARRETALHQVADTARHLGSPDVIVMRADVSKPEDCMRLIDQTVNHFGRLDHLVNNAAISIATLFEETPDISNLRPIMETNFWGSVYTTRYALQHLRKSRGKIVVMSSVDSWLPAPRRHIYSASKAALVSLYETLRVEVGSEIGITIVTPGYIESEITKGKFLSAQGEVDVDQDLRDVEVSAVPVGSVSGCAESIIKSTLRGDRCLTVPSWFRMTYLIKLLCPELLEWTFRLLYLTAPGTPTSDALSKKILDATGAKNLFYPPSIQSPDVKTD, via the exons ATGGACCTGATTCATACGTTTCTGAACCTTGTAGCTCCTCCCTTCACCTTCTTTTTCCTATGCCTGTTCTTGCCACCGTACTGGGGCCTCAAGTTTATGGTGTCCATCCTAAGCTGGTTGCTGAGTGAGAATGTGGCTGGTAAAGTGGTTCACATAACAGGTGCTTCCTCTGGCATTGGGGAGTATTTGGCGTACGAGTATGCAAAGAGGGGTGCTTGCCTTGCGCTTTCTGCGAGGAGGGAAACTGCCCTCCATCAAGTTGCTGACACAGCCCGTCATCTTGGATCTCCCGATGTTATCGTTATGCGTGCCGATGTTTCCAAACCTGAGGACTGCATGCGATTGATCGACCAAACTGTCAATCATTTTGGAAGAC TGGATCACCTTGTAAATAACGCGGCAATCAGCATTGCTACCTTGTTTGAAGAAACCCCTGATATCTCCAATTTGAGGCCTATCATG GAAACAAACTTTTGGGGATCAGTATACACAACCCGTTATGCATTACAGCATCTGAGGAAGAGCAGAGGCAAAATCGTGGTCATGTCATCTGTAGATTCATGGTTGCCTGCGCCCAGAAGGCACATCTATAGC GCAAGCAAAGCAGCATTGGTGAGCCTGTATGAAACGCTGAGGGTGGAGGTCGGGTCGGAAATAGGCATAACAATCGTGACACCGGGGTACATAGAGTCGGAAATAACGAAAGGGAAGTTCCTAAGCGCACAAGGGGAGGTCGATGTTGATCAGGATCTGAGAGACGTGGAGGTGAGCGCAGTGCCGGTGGGGTCAGTGAGTGGATGCGCCGAATCGATAATAAAGAGCACTTTGAGGGGAGACAGGTGCCTAACTGTACCCTCATGGTTCAGGATGACATACCTCATCAAACTCCTCTGCCCTGAGCTTCTCGAGTGGACCTTCAGGTTGCTGTATCTAACTGCACCCGGAACTCCCACAAGTGATGCACTTAGCAAGAAGATTCTAGACGCCACCGGTGCCAAGAACTTGTTCTACCCTCCTTCCATCCAATCCCCTGATGTCAAGACTGATTGA